The sequence CTCCGCGAGCTGGGACCGAGCTACACGCCGCACCCGGTCGACTCCTGGCTCGCCTTCGATCCGAACCCGGAGTTCGAGGGGCTGCCGCAGCACAACGTCGGCGCCGTCCGGGCGGGGATGACCCGCGAGTGCCTCGAGTGGCGCATCGGGCTCGTCCCCGATTACGCCTATGCCCTCCTCGACGTCCGCATCGTGCCGGGCCAGACGCCGGAATCGGTCAAGGCCGACCTCGAGCGGCTGATCGCGCGGGTGCGGGCCCGCCGGCCGCTCCTCCGGGCGGAGGTCGAGCTCACGGACCGGACCAGGCACCTGTTCATGCCGCCGTTCTACGTGCCGCAGAAGACGGAGGTGGTCCAGGCCACCGCGCGGGCCCACCGCGCGGTCCTGGGGCGCGAGCCCGAGTGGGGCGGCGTGACGAAGTTCGCGGGCTCCGACGCCGCCCACCTCTGGAACGCGGGCATCCCGGGCCTCCTCTACGGGCCCGGAGGGCGGTTCCTGAGCCGGCCGGACGAGAAGGTCGAGCTCCGCGACATCGTGGCGGCGGCGCGCGTCTACGCCCTCGTCGCCGCCGACCTGTGTAACCGCCCCGCCGTCTGATGCGTGTCCCATCCCCACGCTCTCCCTTCCCCGGGAGGGTGAGGGTGGGATGATCCCCGGCCGGTACCTCGCCGCCCGCCTCCTGGCCAGCCTCCCCATTCTCCTGGGGGTCACGCTCGCCGTCTTCGTCGCCATGCGCCTCATTCCCGGCGATCCCGCCCTCATCTTCGCCGGCGACCGCGCGACTGCCGCCGACATCGAGCGGCTACGCGGCCAGCTCGGCCTCGACCGCCCCCTCTACGTCCAGTACGGGATCTTCGTCGGGCACCTGGCGCGCGGCGACCTCGGGCTGTCCATCCGCAGCGGCCGGCCGGTGAGCCTCGAGCTCCACGGCCGCCTGGGGAACACGCTGACCCTCGCCGTCGCCGCGATCGCCGTCACGGTGGCCGTCGGGGTTCCGCTCGGGATCGCCGCGGCGGTTCGGCGGCGGACCTGGCTCGACCGGGCGAGCCTGTTCCTGTCGCTGATCGGGATCACCGCGCCCGCTTTCGTCATCGGCGTCCTCCTCCAGCTCGTCTTCGCCGTCCGGCTCGGGCTCTTCCCCACCGCCGGGGCCGGGTCGCTCTGGCACCTCGTCCTCCCGGCCCTGACGCTCGGCGCCTTTCCGGTCGCCAACGTCGCGCGGCTCACGCGGGCCAACATGCTCGAGGTGCTCGGTCAGGACTACGTGCGGACGGCGCGCTCGAAGGGACTCGCGGAGCGCGCGGTGGTGTGGCGACACGCGCTCCGGAACGCCCTGATCCCGACGGTCACGGTCGTCGGCCTCCAGCTCGGGTACATGCTCGGCGGCGCGGTGCTCGTCGAGGTCGTGTTCGCCTGGCCCGGCCTCGGGCGCTTCCTGGTGCAGTCGATCGCGAGCCGCGACTACCCCGCGGTCCAGGGCGCCGTCCTCCTGATCGCGGTCGGCTACCTCGTCATCAACGTCGTCGTGGACGTGCTCTACGCCGTCCTCGACCCCCGGATTCGGTATGGCGCCTGAAGCCTCGCTCGAGCTGGCGGCGGGGGTGGCCCGGTCCGCCACCGCCCCGCGCGGGCGGTCGGCCGGCGCGCTGCGGCGCCTGCTGGCCGACGGCGCGGCGATCGTCGGTCTCGCCCTGATCGTGCTGCTCGCGCTGACGGCGGGACTGGCGCCGGTCCTGGCGCCGTTCGACCCGACGGCCGTCAGCCTCGCGCGGGCGTACCAGGGCCCGGACCCGGAGCACTGGCTCGGGACGGACGAGGTCGGGCGCGACATCCTGAGCCGGCTCCTCTACGGGGCGCGGCTGTCGCTCGCGACCGGTCTCATCGCGGTCGCGGTGGCCCTCGCCCTCGGGGTGCCGGTGGGCCTCGTGGCCGGCTACGGCGGCCCGACCGCCGATCTCCTCCTGATGGGCGTGATGGACGTCATGCTGGCCTTCCCGGCGCTGCTGCTGGCCATCCTGATCGTGACGATCCTGGGGGCGGGGGCGGAGAGCGCCATGCTGGCGGTGGGCCTCAGCTCGGTCCCCATCTTCGCCCGTCTCGTCCGGGCGTCCACGCTCACGATCCGCCAGAGCGACTACGTCTCAGCGGCGCGGGCCCTCGGAGTCTCGGCGCCGGTCCTCGTCCTGCGTCACGTCTTGCCGAACGCGCTGTCGCCGCTTCTGGTCCAGTCGACCCTGCGGATCGCGACCGCGATCCTGACCGCGGCCGGCCTCGGGTTCCTCGGCCTGGGCGCCCAACCGCCCGCCGCCGAATGGGGACTCATGCTGAACCAGGGCCGCGCCTACCTCCAGACGGCGCCCCACATCGTGCTGTTCCCGAGTCTGGCGATCATGCTCGCGGTGCTGGCCTTCAACCTCTTCGGTGACGGCCTGAACGACGCCCTGAACCCCAGACTCCGCTAGGTCATTTCGGGGGGGTTTCGGAAGACCCCCCCGATGCCCCCCCTCGGTTGCGGCGGCACAGCCGCCGCTCGAGCACTCCTCGATGCACCACCCGCTCGATGGTCGGCGCCGGCTGGCGGCGGGTCAAGCCCCGAAGGCCTGCTCGAGGCGCCGGAGCATCTCCTCCTCGGCCTGGGAGATCCGCCCGACGCCGAGGAAGCCTCCGGCGGCCTCGGCGACCGCCCGGGCCTGGCCCATGACGCTGGCGCGCAGGT comes from Candidatus Methylomirabilota bacterium and encodes:
- a CDS encoding ABC transporter permease, with protein sequence MIPGRYLAARLLASLPILLGVTLAVFVAMRLIPGDPALIFAGDRATAADIERLRGQLGLDRPLYVQYGIFVGHLARGDLGLSIRSGRPVSLELHGRLGNTLTLAVAAIAVTVAVGVPLGIAAAVRRRTWLDRASLFLSLIGITAPAFVIGVLLQLVFAVRLGLFPTAGAGSLWHLVLPALTLGAFPVANVARLTRANMLEVLGQDYVRTARSKGLAERAVVWRHALRNALIPTVTVVGLQLGYMLGGAVLVEVVFAWPGLGRFLVQSIASRDYPAVQGAVLLIAVGYLVINVVVDVLYAVLDPRIRYGA
- a CDS encoding ABC transporter permease, which gives rise to MAPEASLELAAGVARSATAPRGRSAGALRRLLADGAAIVGLALIVLLALTAGLAPVLAPFDPTAVSLARAYQGPDPEHWLGTDEVGRDILSRLLYGARLSLATGLIAVAVALALGVPVGLVAGYGGPTADLLLMGVMDVMLAFPALLLAILIVTILGAGAESAMLAVGLSSVPIFARLVRASTLTIRQSDYVSAARALGVSAPVLVLRHVLPNALSPLLVQSTLRIATAILTAAGLGFLGLGAQPPAAEWGLMLNQGRAYLQTAPHIVLFPSLAIMLAVLAFNLFGDGLNDALNPRLR